The stretch of DNA AAAGAAGAAACGCGCCAGAGAGTCCTCGACACCATCAAGAAACTCAACTATTATCCCAACCACATCGGGCGGGCCCTTCATACCAAGAGCGTGAATACGATCGGCGTAATTATCCCGGCTCCCGCCCATGTGACGGTCCATGGCACCGATTACTACAATCTTTTGATGGCGGGGATCGAGCAATCAACGGCCACGAATGGCTTTGACCTGCTGCTGTCGACTTACCGGTTTGAGGATCCGCAAACGGACTATTTGCGTCTTTATTATCAACGCAAAGTTGACGGCTTGATTCTCATCACTCCCAATCTAAAAAACCCTCAAATCGGCGATATCGCGCAACAGCATATTCCGTGCGTCATCATCGGCGACCGGCCGGAAAATATGGCCATCAGTTATGTGGATACGGACAATTTTCGCGGAATGCAGCACCTCACCGAACATCTAATCGGCAACGGCCATCGACGGATCGCCTTCGTCAAGGGTCCCGGCAATGCCCGAAACGCCGGCGACCGGTTTGATGGATTTCTCCAAGCCATGCGGCAAAATAACTTACCGCTTGAGAACGACTGGATCTTCGAGGGGGACTTCGCTCCGGAATCGGGCAGGCAAGCGATGCGAAAAATTCTCGCGCTGCGCGACGCCTCCCTCAAACTGCCACTGCCCAGCGCTTTGGTTTGCGCCAATGATCTGACGGCCTTGGGGGCGCTTTCCGAAGCCAAAAACGCTGACATCAAAATTCCTGAGCAAATGGCGCTGGTCGGCTTCGACGGCATCGGCGCGACCGCCTTGACCGATCCGCCGCTGACGACGGTCAGCCAGCCTCTGTTTGATATCGGTTTTACAGCCTCGGAAATGCTTTTGAATACGTTAAAAGACCCCCTGCGGCCCCAAGAGAATAAAATTTTCCCAGTCGAGCTGATTCGTAGAAAAAGCTCTTAATCGGACGAAGGAATGTCAGACGGTCATCCGCTAATCCAGGAGAATGGTCTGGATGGAGTGCCCCGGGCTAAGAACGGTAAACCTTTCGCCCAGTATTTCCAGAGTAAATTGGCGTTCCTCACCGGTCCGATTCAACGCAACCACGACGATGACTCCATTGGGATTCAAAAACGCCGTCAGTTCAAGATAGGCGCCGTCCATCAAGCACCCGATCCGCCGGGCGCCGCGTTCGATAAACTTGCTGAAATGACCCATATAATAGTAGGAACTCTGAAAAAACACCTCTCCGGTATCGGT from Hydrogenispora ethanolica encodes:
- a CDS encoding LacI family DNA-binding transcriptional regulator is translated as MVTQQDVAKKAGVSFITVSRVINNNGYVKEETRQRVLDTIKKLNYYPNHIGRALHTKSVNTIGVIIPAPAHVTVHGTDYYNLLMAGIEQSTATNGFDLLLSTYRFEDPQTDYLRLYYQRKVDGLILITPNLKNPQIGDIAQQHIPCVIIGDRPENMAISYVDTDNFRGMQHLTEHLIGNGHRRIAFVKGPGNARNAGDRFDGFLQAMRQNNLPLENDWIFEGDFAPESGRQAMRKILALRDASLKLPLPSALVCANDLTALGALSEAKNADIKIPEQMALVGFDGIGATALTDPPLTTVSQPLFDIGFTASEMLLNTLKDPLRPQENKIFPVELIRRKSS